One window of Bos indicus isolate NIAB-ARS_2022 breed Sahiwal x Tharparkar chromosome 20, NIAB-ARS_B.indTharparkar_mat_pri_1.0, whole genome shotgun sequence genomic DNA carries:
- the ZNF622 gene encoding cytoplasmic 60S subunit biogenesis factor ZNF622: protein MTRFSPEVSSQFGSFGVVGPLVARFLPRSRIISRLGMATYTCNTCRAVLEDAEAQRVHYKTDWHRYNLRRKVAGMAPVSLEGFQERVRAQRALAEPESKGAATYCTVCSKKFASFKAYENHLRSRRHVELEKQAVSRKVALMNEKNLEKGLGVDSVDKDAVNAAIQQVIKAQPSTSPKKAAPAPEAEPGCPVAAGGRGTQPRDPGEKPPRLRWFERQAKKLAKQQGEEESEEDLDADDWEDIDSDEDLECEDAEAMEEEEEQDAEEEEAGGSTPLGAIPITDCLFCPHHSSSLTKNVAHMTKVHSFFIPDVEYLSDLKGLIKYLGEKVGVGKICLWCNERGKSFYSTEAVQAHMNDRSHCKLFTDGDALLEFADFYDFRSSYPDHKEGEDHDETEELPSEKTLDYDDETMELILPSGARVGHRSLMRYYKQRFGLSRAVAVAKNRKAVGRVLQQYRALGWTGSTGAALVRQRDMQYVQRMKSKWMLKMGMKNNATRQMHFRPQVLF, encoded by the exons ATGACACGATTCAGTCCGGAAGTCAGCTCGCAGTTCGGTTCTTTTGGTGTGGTCGGGCCTCTGGTTGCTAGATTTCTGCCTCGGTCGCGCATTATTTCCCGCCTGGGGATGGCGACCTACACCTGCAACACCTGCCGGGCGGTGTTGGAAGATGCGGAGGCGCAGCGGGTCCACTACAAGACGGACTGGCACCGCTACAACCTGAGGCGCAAAGTGGCCGGCATGGCCCCCGTCAGCCTCGAGGGCTTCCAGGAGCGGGTGCGGGCACAGCGGGCCCTGGCGGAGCCAGAGAGCAAAGGCGCGGCCACCTACTGCACCGTCTGCAGTAAGAAGTTTGCTTCCTTCAAGGCCTACGAAAACCACCTCAGGTCCCGGCGGCACGTGGAGCTCGAGAAGCAGGCGGTGAGTCGGAAAGTGGCACTCATGAACGAGAAGAACTTGGAGAAAGGGCTGGGCGTAGACAGTGTGGACAAGGATGCGGTGAACGCGGCCATCCAGCAGGTCATCAAGGCTCAGCCGTCCACGTCTCCCAAGAAGGCGGCGCCAGCGCCCGAGGCGGAGCCCGGGTGTCCCGTGGCCGCCGGCGGACGTGGGACTCAGCCGCGAGACCCGGGCGAGAAACCTCCCCGGCTGCGGTGGTTTGAACGGCAGGCGAAGAAGTTGGCGAAACAGCAGGGggaggaagagagtgaagaagaccTGGATGCGGACG ACTGGGAGGATATTGATTCTGATGAGGACTTGGAATGTGAGGATGCTGAAgccatggaggaggaggaggagcaggatgcagaagaggaagaggcaggaggaagcacCCCCCTTGGTGCCATCCCCATAACGGACTGCTTGTTTTGTCCACATCACTCAAGCTCCCTCACAAAAAATGTGGCTCATATGACCAAAgtccacagcttctttattcctGATGTAGAATATCTTTCGGATCTTAAGGGACTGATTAAATATTTGG GAGAGAAAGTTGGTGTTGGGAAGATTTGCTTGTGGTGCAACGAGAGAGGGAAGTCCTTCTACTCCACGGAGGCGGTACAGGCACACATGAATGACCGGAGTCACTGTAAGCTCTTCACAGATGGGGACGCTCTTTTGGAATTTGCGGACTTCTATGATTTTAG GAGTAGCTACCCAGATCACAAAGAAGGCGAGGACCATGATGAGACTGAGGAGCTGCCCTCAGAAAAGACCCTGGATTATGACGATGAAACCATGGAGCTGATTCTCCCTTCTG GTGCCAGGGTGGGTCATCGCTCCTTGATGAGATACTACAAGCAGCGGTTTGGCTTGTCGAGAGCTGTGGCGGTTGCTAAGAATCGGAAGGCTGTGGGCCGGGTCCTGCAGCAGTACAGAGCCCTGGGATGGACTGGCAGCACAG gagcAGCTCTGGTGCGCCAGCGGGACATGCAGTATGTCCAGAGGATGAAGTCGAAGTGGATGCTGAAGATGGGGATGAAGAACAACGCTACCCGGCAGATGCACTTCCGGCCCCAGGTGCTGTTCTGA